In Streptomyces longhuiensis, the following proteins share a genomic window:
- a CDS encoding ABC transporter ATP-binding protein, with the protein MTTTDPTLADLERRAADRREQPAYGHDALITCDRLVRIFSTDGIEVQALQGLDLLVREGELMALVGASGSGKSTLMNILAGLDEPTAGAAKVAGCDLLTMGTKERLRYRRDIVGFVWQQTARNLLPYLTAAQNVALPMQLKGGTKRAHKSRRAVELLDLLGVGDCRDRRPQALSGGQQQRVAIAVALANEPSVLLADEPTGELDSHTGEQIFAAFRTANEELGTTIVIVTHDQTVASEVRRTVAIRDGRTSTEVLRRTEVDAATGQESLISREYAMLDRAGRLQLPADHTRALGMRDRVLLELEEDHIGVWPDDTEPG; encoded by the coding sequence ATGACCACCACCGACCCCACCCTCGCCGATCTCGAACGGCGCGCCGCGGACCGCCGCGAGCAGCCCGCGTACGGCCATGACGCCCTGATCACCTGCGACCGGCTGGTGCGGATCTTCTCCACGGACGGCATCGAGGTACAGGCGCTCCAGGGGCTCGATCTCCTGGTGCGCGAGGGCGAGTTGATGGCCCTGGTCGGCGCGTCGGGCAGCGGCAAGTCGACACTGATGAACATCCTCGCGGGCCTCGACGAGCCGACGGCGGGCGCGGCGAAGGTCGCGGGCTGCGACCTGCTCACGATGGGCACGAAGGAACGCCTGCGCTACCGAAGGGACATCGTCGGCTTCGTCTGGCAGCAGACGGCCCGCAATCTGCTGCCCTATCTGACGGCGGCCCAGAACGTGGCGCTGCCCATGCAGTTGAAGGGCGGCACCAAGCGCGCGCACAAGTCCCGGCGGGCCGTGGAACTCCTCGATCTGCTGGGGGTCGGCGACTGCCGCGACCGGCGTCCGCAGGCGCTGTCGGGCGGCCAGCAGCAGCGCGTCGCCATCGCGGTGGCGCTCGCCAACGAGCCGTCGGTCCTGCTCGCCGACGAGCCGACCGGCGAGCTGGACTCCCACACGGGCGAGCAGATCTTCGCCGCGTTCCGCACCGCGAACGAGGAGCTGGGCACGACCATCGTGATCGTCACGCACGACCAGACCGTCGCCTCCGAGGTCCGCCGCACGGTCGCCATCCGCGACGGCCGCACCTCGACGGAGGTCCTGCGCCGCACGGAGGTCGACGCGGCGACGGGCCAGGAGTCCCTGATCTCACGGGAGTACGCGATGCTCGACCGCGCGGGCCGGCTCCAGCTCCCCGCGGACCACACGCGGGCACTGGGCATGCGGGACAGGGTGCTCCTGGAGCTGGAGGAGGACCACATCGGGGTGTGGCCGGACG